The Ornithodoros turicata isolate Travis chromosome 7, ASM3712646v1, whole genome shotgun sequence genome includes a region encoding these proteins:
- the LOC135399474 gene encoding putative nuclease HARBI1, whose protein sequence is MALVYAFLEDQGAASVESTRTFRAHEDAFTSLSEEQFVSFFRLSKAAATEVCDAVREDIQRVQRWRRSTLSVEQRVLMALRFYATGAFLGNIGNDEHFACSTHAVSEAIHDVSLAIIKRLAPKYMKFPTTDEEKLEVKRGFYEMAGFPGCVGAIDGTEVAIMQPSQGDPRFEDSNYYCHKGYYAINVLAVCDASRRILYMTARYPGCCHDSSILNMCELRQAATSGFFKNEEWLIGDSAYPLEPWLMTPVRSPTNPEETAYNTAHTKTRCCIEQCFGVLKMRFRCLQRYRTLHFAPDRSCNIITACCILHNLCLAYNMNAPTEGTESGESEDGEEEHAQQSFEEQEQHQASNRGLRTREQLIARCFR, encoded by the exons ATGGCGCTTGTGTACGCGTTCCTAGAGGACCAAGGAGCTGCTTCAGTGGAGTCAACGAGGACATTTCGTGCTCACGAGGATGCCTTCACGTCGTTGTCGGAAGAGCAGTTTGTCTCCTTCTTCCGACTGTCCAAAGCAGCAGCAACAGAGGTGTGTGATGCCGTCCGGGAAGATATTCAGAGAG TGCAACGTTGGCGCAGATCGACGCTCTCTGTTGAACAGAGGGTCCTCATGGCTCTGAGATTTTACGCCACTGGAGCATTCCTCGGCAACATAGGCAATGACGAACACTTCGCCTGCAGCACCCACGCCGTGTCTGAGGCGATTCACGACGTGAGCCTCGCAATCATCAAACGACTGGCGCCCAAATATATGAAGTTCCCGACAACAGATGAGGAGAAGCTTGAGGTTAAACGAGGCTTCTATGAGATGGCTGGCTTCCCCGGCTGTGTCG GTGCTATTGACGGTACCGAGGTTGCGATAATGCAGCCCAGCCAAGGTGACCCACGGTTCGAAGATTCAAACTATTATTGCCACAAGGGGTACTACGCTATTAATGTGCTAGCT GTTTGTGATGCTTCACGTCGGATTCTCTACATGACTGCGAGATATCCTGGATGTTGCCACGATTCATCTATACTCAACATGTGTGAGCTGCGCCAGGCTGCCACGTCAGGATTTTTCAAAAATGAAGAGTGGCTAATAG GTGATAGCGCGTACCCTTTAGAGCCGTGGCTCATGACTCCAGTGAGGTCTCCGACAAACCCTGAAGAGACTGCATACAACACGGCTCACACAAAGACACGCTGCTGCATTGAACAGTGTTTCGGTGTACTAAAAATGCGCTTCCGCTGCCTCCAAAGATACAGGACCCTGCACTTTGCTCCTGATAGATCGTGCAACATTATAACGGCATGTTGTATACTTCACAACTTGTGCTTGGCATATAACATGAATGCTCCAACAGAGGGTACTGAAAGTGGCGAGTCCGAAGATGGTGAAGAGGAACATGCTCAACAAAGCTTCGAGGAACAAGAACAACACCAAGCAAGTAACCGGGGGCTGCGTACTAGGGAGCAGCTGATAGCGCGATGCTTTCGTTAA